In Magallana gigas chromosome 1, xbMagGiga1.1, whole genome shotgun sequence, the sequence tgacgcCTAATGATCGTGCCGATAACTCAGacatggtaatttttttaaatatttaattcacaGCACATGATCAACTCGAaaactttaattaatttatatatggaTGATATAAAACAATACACAATGCAGTcaatatgtacaatgtaaattaaagaaaaattaatgtcCGCAAAAAAACCGACGAAACGAAAAACAAATCTGGAtgcatatatctttttatcaaaatcgtCCGGTTTTTATTGTACCTTTAAATGATGTTGTTATACATATGATTGTAATAAGTAGAggattgatttaaaaaagtaatgacttattaaaataaattttccatttccatattaatatacatttcttttttttaacgaatTGTAGcttaacattgtttaaaaagttgtttttttttcttcgaaacAGTTAATGTCGCCCTCAACAAACCAGCATACCAACAGTACCCATGGTATAGTGACAGATGGGACGCCAGTAACGCTGTAGACGGACGTAAATCAAACCTGAGTTGGTATGGAAGTCAATGTGCTGTATCAGGGTACGGACAAACCGCCACCTGGTGGGTGAACCTGACCACCATCCACAGCATACACCACATCACCATCTTCTTCATGACGAGCAATATACCATGGGGTAAAGTCACATTTACTAAGAGTCCagtaatatataaacattatatataCCTAGAGATAATAGTGTGTTAGAATCCTAATAAATAGTTATACGTTATACTGTGACTATGCAACGAATAATAGGCCCAGTGTCGCAGTAGGTGTTAGCACGATAAAGAACAAGCACTGCTCTTGTGAGCCTTGGTGTAGATCAGTAAAGGTTTGATACTgaataaaaaccttttttcttgAGTTAAAAGCTTCTTTAGGACGAAAGACGTCTTCATCACCAACCCGTGAATACTCAGTATGAGTTGATGGATGTTAAGAACTGAGATTAAAATTTGTGATAATATGTTTATCTGCTCTTTGTTAGCAGTCACTCATTTCCTGTAGGTAATgttcttattttgattttatttctgcCTCCTACATGTAAGGTAAATATATAGACATATTGTGCACGTCTCTAATACAACGAATGCGATTTAGGAACTTCAATAATTATCTagctttattaataaaaaaaaaatctaaaagaagaaataaatattatttttgatgtTTACTGCAAATTCATTAATGTCAACAGTGCTGTATGAGATTACTTTGTACGTACTCAATACAACAGACAGACTACAGAAAAAACAGAATGTATGAACTACCGTTCATtttatgtagttttttttttaagctaaataaacaaatcaaacacaaatatGTACTATAGTAATCAAATTTTTTTGCAAaccatcacattttttttacaacgtttaaaaaatacaagaaaCACAATACCGTGTACCCTCTTTTACAGATACGACATCATACGTTCTCTTTAATACCatatgtttgttaaactttgactaGCTACGTGATTATGTACGTTTATCAATAActgattaacattttatttaggTCGTTCTAATAACTTCACTAAGTACTTCCTTGGATTCTCTGTGTACGTCTCCAATACAACAGACAGACTACAGGGAACACTGTGTTATAAGGACGAACACTTTACACTAGACACCATACCTGCTGTCTTCACCACCACCTGTCCTGTACATGGACAGTACGTTATCTACTACAACGAGAGACTACTAGGAGTTACCTATCCTAACTATTACTCTAGTGATCTTGTAACTGGCCTCTGTGAAGTGGAGGTGTATGGTGGGTGTAATGTTATACCGCTTTCAAATTATGATCAGAATAAGTTAAGGTAGATGACGAGctatatcaattaaaattaacagACTGATGACATATGGTCCTTTGTTTGTTGGTGAAAGGCTCAgtgtttgtatttttctttgcaCGATAAGGATctaattgcaatttaaaaaaacaacttaaaaaGCGGTGGATTAAAGTAACCAAAGACCGTTTTATGTAACTGTCCATTTTAAACCCACACGGTTGTACATTGAAATCTGATATAAACCATTTAAACATAGATTGCTTTATTGCATGGTGCATATTTTAAAACCCTTATTCTGCAAAAAGGTGTGTAGAAAATAATCAAATGTTTTCATTAAgcttattgttttctttttgtttgcaATGGAAATATACGAGATTTAATGCTCAAAAACACAGGGTAAACCTTATCATGTGTTATAGGCAGCATTCACGTCATAACACGTTTTGAATACTGGATAAATTATAAATAGATTTAAGATGGATCGATGGTCGTGGTCATTTTTAGACCACTTAAATCTTCTTAAGAAGAAAAgctatatatatgaaatatagaaaaatcacacatttaaagggtaaaatatatagattttttcctttaaaaaaagattaaagttTACAGCTAAACAAAACATGTCTAAACATTTTAGTTAGAGCTGATGGTTAATGTTTTGATCATTAAGCACTTTAGTAGGGGATAGTTTGGTTTTGTTTTCTATTCGCGCACTGGTTTTAAGAGCTCGCTTTTCTTGCCAGCGCTTCGCGCCGGGGACATGCACTCGCTATAGATTGATAGGAAAGTTAACCCATTGACCACTTAGAAAAGAAAGAGATCAGATGCCTTTAAACAATGAACGCTTAAAAACCCTTATaatgttaatttgttttgaaaatcatttttttaatacactTTGAAATCCAGGTATCTTTTTATTAGTTTACATTAGTAAAAAGCTGAAGTATTAATGacgttgttttaaaatatccaaCTAAGTTCTTAATTCTACAGTCATTTTAAGTTACAATAGCAACTTATATTTTTCCACTAATTCACCAAAATTGTTTGGTGTTTCCGAAATTTGAAGGACGCGACTGTGCAGAAAAGGTACCGTAACCTGCTTATAAGCGGGCTGTGaacacattttctgtaataattgctgctttttttaaatgttttcgaGCTGATATTAGAGTATCGGGTTGATATTGGATGCGATACATATTTTTCCATGTATTAtctaaatatcatattttattttacaagtatTAACTCGTAGATTCACTGTTGAATTCCGCATAcgtgtaaatatttatactgaCTTACTAAATAGCTTGCGACGAAGGAATATTTGGATCCGAATGCAAAGAGATATGTGGACACTGTCGCGATGTTAGCCATTGTTCCATTATCAATGGGACATGTTTGACTG encodes:
- the LOC136273037 gene encoding uncharacterized protein, which translates into the protein MTGLVTKMYAVFVCVGVFVFANGYVNVALNKPAYQQYPWYSDRWDASNAVDGRKSNLSWYGSQCAVSGYGQTATWWVNLTTIHSIHHITIFFMTSNIPWGRSNNFTKYFLGFSVYVSNTTDRLQGTLCYKDEHFTLDTIPAVFTTTCPVHGQYVIYYNERLLGVTYPNYYSSDLVTGLCEVEVYGGCNVIPLSNYDQNKLR